From Pyrenophora tritici-repentis strain M4 chromosome 1, whole genome shotgun sequence, the proteins below share one genomic window:
- a CDS encoding Pyridox-ox-2 multi-domain protein yields MASSEEYPKTSANKLGRLANRGSYDYTTIHTLINACPILHVSFNDPTHPFPVVLPMLGCTGSFPPNTSSASSSSPPDPSTPQDLYIHGYMSGRIFKTSSSSTLPGLPITVAASFLDGLVLSLAPFHNSCNYRSAVVYGYAELVQDEAEALYAMTLITDNMLPERWARSRSPPTKAELASTAILRVRIESASAKVRVGGPSEDRDDLKNAELVKDTWTGVVPYWGTWGEPIPGKENGCPDVEEYIEEWRVGETGKARQYAFAAVEMEGKKKS; encoded by the exons ATGGCTTCGTCAGAAGAGTACCCCAAAACCTCAGCCAACAAGCTCGGTAGACTGGCAAATAGAG GTTCCTACGACTACACCACAATCCACACCCTCATAAACGCATGTCCAATCCTCCACGTCTCCTTCAATGACCCCACCCACCCCTTCCCAGTCGTCCTCCCCATGCTCGGCTGCACCGGCTCCTTTCCCCCCAATACCTCATCtgcctcctcctcttccccaCCCGACCCCAGTACACCCCAAGACCTCTACATCCACGGCTACATGTCAGGTCGCATCTTTAAAACTTCCTCTTCATCCACCTTGCCCGGCCTCCCCATCACCGTCGCAGCCAGTTTTCTCGACGGCCTAGTACTCAGCCTAGCGCCCTTCCACAACAGTTGTAACTACCGGTCTGCGGTTGTGTACGGGTATGCAGAATTGGTGCAAGATGAAGCCGAGGCGCTGTATGCGATGACGCTTATTACGGATAATATGTTGCCGGAGCGGTGGGCGAGGAGTAGGAGTCCACCGACCAAGGCGGAGTTGGCGTCGACGGCGATTTTGAGGGTGAGGATTGAGAGT GCCTCAGCCAAGGTTCGTGTTGGAGGCCCAAGCGAAGACCGTGATGATTTAAAGAACGCGGAGCTTGTGAAGGATACTTGGACAGGTGTAGTGCCTTATTGGGGTACGTGGGGCGAACCGATCCCTGGAAAGGAAAACGGATGTCCCGATGTCGAGGAGTATATTGAGGAGTGGAGGGTAGGGGAGACGGGTAAGGCAAGGCAGTATGCATTTGCAGCTGTAGAGATGGaggggaagaagaagagctaG
- a CDS encoding VID24, Vacuolar import and degradation protein, protein MPPANSPDPEPTFISALRELESPVNDDVLNLAATLGTQTDHQDRDGNADDANHTYTTIDSLATLRNDTDDEIERAHLHYLRATQEHDQARLDRSRERLRLLERQRDELEQRDRLRRVMSRLSRLSDNNYGDRVPSQNSLEGVTSEAPPRHVAHRSLREMLAARNSLNNELPERDRETARHMSMQRLSDARSSPMLEQTVKYLSRIRHSNTIDESLECARDAGFLTKDYFCLQHSDFIADTFTIPTPTESSWLAPGAVLSGCQHATSIAATASRHNGLVPPIRPWIWNPNEASTTRSSQLPDAPPQQDRWPVKVTIHDVDWDKMALSATMEAYNVPSHPHSHSILNTNSTSPPVTRTSSITTYLEGEILDFNNHTLLTESFKSNAANDATYWRKLPPFQKMSDDEVVRSLTSKKWLTEVLGQEWILMRWKERCFVKSLNRSTADPVQPPPSTTIPSFPDGPARNTWASSNNSSTYYPPTSNSNHASQLQPSPYRIVRNANTGRAEVEITPQPLFNSSATNDAEHATFDDSGCGLTISGFYYVALDRRNGMLEGLYYDPQSSPYQCLKLESVRGGLRSAWGFR, encoded by the exons ATGCCGCCCGCCAATTCGCCT GACCCGGAACCCACCTTCATCTCGGCCCTGCGCGAGCTCGAGAGCCCCGTAAACGACGACGTGCTCAACCTCGCCGCAACCCTGGGCACCCAGACGGACCACCAAGATCGAGACGGCAACGCCGACGACGCCAACCACACGTACACGACCATCGACAGCCTAGCCACACTGCGCAACGACACAGACGACGAGATTGAGCGCGCCCATCTGCACTATCTGCGAGCCACGCAGGAACACGACCAGGCCCGGTTGGACCGATCACGCGAGCGCCTGCGCCTGCTGGAGCGACAGCGAGACGAACTGGAGCAGCGCGACCGGCTGCGGCGAGTGATGAGTCGCCTCAGCCGCCTGAGTGACAACAACTATGGCGACCGCGTGCCCAGTCAGAATAGCCT GGAAGGCGTCACCAGCGAGGCGCCACCACGACACGTTGCCCATCGTAGCCTGAGGGAGATGCTTGCCGCTCGAAACAGCCTGAACAACGAATTGCCCGAACGCGACCGTGAGACAGCCCGCCACATGTCCATGCAGCGACTCTCAGACGCCCGGAGCTCGCCCATGCTCGAGCAGACTGTCAAGTACCTGTCGCGGATACGCCACTCGAATACCATCGATGAGAGCCTGGAGTGTGCGCGCGACGCCGGATTTCTCACAAAGGACTACTTCTGCCTCCAGCACTCCGACTTTATCGCAGACACCTTCACCATACCGACACCTACCGAGTCATCGTGGCTAGCACCCGGCGCCGTACTCTCCGGCTGCCAGCATGCGACGAGTATAGCTGCCACTGCCTCCAGACATAACGGCCTCGTGCCGCCCATCCGGCCATGGATATGGAACCCCAACGAAGCATCTACCACTCGATCCTCACAGCTACCCGATGCCCCACCACAGCAAGATCGATGGCCCGTCAAGGTCACCATACACGACGTAGACTGGGACAAGATGGCCCTCTCCGCAACCATGGAAGCGTATAATGTGCCTTCCCACCCACACTCGCACTCTATCCTCAACACAAACTCGACTTCGCCACCAGTCACACGCACATCCTCCATAACAACATACCTCGAAGGCGAAATCCTAGACTTCAACAACCACACCCTCCTGACAGAGTCATTCAAGTCAAATGCCGCAAATGACGCAACATACTGGCGCAAACTGCCACCCTTCCAGAAGATGAGCGACGACGAAGTCGTCAGATCCTTGACTAGCAAGAAGTGGCTCACAGAGGTCCTGGGCCAGGAATGGATACTAATGCGCTGGAAAGAGCGTTGTTTTGTTAAGAGCCTGAACCGCAGTACAGCAGATCCCGTCCAGCCACCGCCCTCGACCACAATACCATCCTTCCCCGATGGCCCAGCGCGCAATACCTGGGCCTCCTCCAATAACAGCTCAACCTACTACCCTCCCACATCCAACTCCAACCACGCCTCACAGCTCCAGCCGTCACCATATCGCATCGTCCGCAACGCGAACACAGGCCGCGCCGAAGTCGAGATAACGCCCCAGCCTCTCTTCAACAGCAGTGCAACAAACGATGCCGAACATGCGACATTTGACGACTCGGGCTGCGGGCTTACAATAAGCGGCTTCTACTATGTGGCGCTGGATCGGAGGAATGGAATGCTGGAGGGATTGTATTATGATCCGCAGAGTAGTCCATATCAGTGCTTGAAGCTGGAGAGTGTGCGGGGTGGGCTGAGGAGTGCATGGGGATTCAGGTGA
- a CDS encoding CypX, Cytochrome P450: MLSNEILPLLVQYWPLVLISITLAYLLSNKYWKGLNKYPGHWAAGYTNWWRLWDVSKHNHHWTQIALHRKHGDVVRLGPNVLSFADPRAIKAIYGLNKGVYKSDFYPVQGAVSNGAPLLSLFSTTDEDFHAKYRRCVNNAFAMSSLVNYEPLVSSTLTYWLDKTEEMFANTGKSCNFSQWLQFFAFDVIGDLTWSKRLGFVEGNKDVDNIIEFLGKFFDYVAPVGQIPILDRLLWKNPISLFAQRIGLDKRVHPVTLFAKERTKERATQVEKIKRFGLSDDERANPRGIDLLAKFAQASHDHEFMDDNRILSTCASMVFAGSETTAISLSAVFYFLVKHPRVYAKLMQELDNAVADGVVESRPDKTVSWTEAQKLPYLDAVVQESFRLHPAPGLILERVVPQQGMTINGDFIPGGTIVGCNAWVVHRRPEVFGFDVDSFRPERWIEASPEKLKEMKGTMLQFGAGARTCIGKNISLLEIYKLVPSFLRRFEIQLEHPDAEWKTHNAWFVTQKGFNTMFRPRRASP, encoded by the exons ATGCTTTCCAACGAGATTCTTCCGCTACTTGTGCAGTACTGGCCGCTCGTTCTCATTTCGATTACTCTTGCATACTTACTCAGCAACAAGTACTGGAAAGGGTTGAACAAGTATCCTGGACACTGGGCTGCAGGATATACCAACTGGTGGCGACTATGGGATGTCAGCAAACACAACCATCATTGGACTCAAATTGCGCTACACCGTAAACATGGCGATGTTGTACGGCTCGGCCCGAACGTGCTCTCCTTTGCAGACCCGAGGGCCATCAAGGCCATCTACGGTTTAAACAAGGGAGTTTACAAG TCTGACTTTTACCCCGTTCAAGGCGCAGTATCCAATGGCGCACCACTTCTCTCCCTCTTCTCTACTACGGACGAAGACTTCCACGCAAAATACCGCCGATGCGTCAACAACGCGTTTGCCATGAGCTCGCTCGTCAACTACGAGCCCCTTGTCAGCTCAACTCTCACATATTGGCTTGACAAGACCGAGGAAATGTTTGCGAACACTGGAAAGAGCTGCAACTTCAGTCAATGGCTGCAGTTCTTCGCCTTTGATGTCATTGGTGACTTGACATGGAGCAAGCGTCTGGGATTTGTAGAGGGAAACAAGGATGTGGATAACATCATTGAGTTCCTGGGCAAATTCTTCGACTACGTCGCACCT GTTGGCCAGATACCCATCCTCGACCGCTTACTTTGGAAGAACCCCATCAGTCTCTTTGCGCAACGCATTGGCCTAGATAAGCGCGTCCACCCTGTAACACTTTTCGCAAAGGAGCGTACAAAGGAGCGTGCCACCCAGGTTGAAAAGATTAAGCGCTTTGGCCTTTCGGACGACGAAAGAGCCAACCCTCGCGGTATTGATCTGCTTGCCAAGTTTGCCCAAGCGAGCCACGACCACGAGTTCATGGACGACAACCGAATTCTCTCTACATGCGCATCCATGGTCTTTGCCGGCTCGGAAACCACCGCCATATCTCTATCAGCTGTCTTTTACTTCCTGGTCAAGCACCCACGTGTCTATGCAAAGCTCATGCAAGAACTTGACAACGCTGTTGCGGATGGAGTCGTTGAATCCCGCCCTGACAAAACCGTTTCATGGACCGAAGCTCAGAAGTTGCCCTACCTTGACGCAGTTGTGCAAGAATCCTTCCGTCTCCACCCTGCGCCTGGCCTTATCTTGGAGCGCGTTGTACCTCAACAGGGCATGACCATCAACGGCGACTTCATCCCCGGTGGCACAATTGTCGGCTGCAATGCTTGGGTCGTTCATCGTCGACCAGAAGTTTTTGGATTCGATGTCGACTCGTTCAGGCCTGAGCGATGGATCGAAGCCTCCCCAGAGAAGCTCAAGGAAATGAAGGGTACCATGTTGCAGTTTGGTGCTGGAGCGCGCACGTGCATTGGCAAGAACATCAGTCTATTGGAGATTTACAAGCTTGTGCCGAGCTTCTTAAGGCGGTTCGAG ATCCAGCTTGAACACCCAGATGCCGAGTGGAAGACACACAATGCGTGGTTCGTGACGCAAAAGGGGTTCAACACGATGTTCAGGCCACGAAGAGCGTCACCTTGA
- a CDS encoding Mating-C domain containing protein, translated as MPISLLPASAAAFAPRSNVNVVLASKVEPWLTQTLKRVNRVKRPLNSVQQHTRCLTETLSGPNAIWSLCSIMVPKAPDSELRKDSNPLVEALFNYQLIHIEAYVVHVDMVSQHEVAFKLTPETIEALIEYHKDIYSVDVSASTWEWAEKEQQLKKLQDGFVQAVNRYVFRTGVKALEGLEEDGAGELLEGRGEDVKSAIMGLFLPLLPPPPRIVDVVRPAPLLPSSPGSANWWVPTQHMHQSHSAPIDTWRVVPSTPSPTITTCGETGQTFWSTMGNMGFEAIQLPSPTPSFSQPYNSTSPYAPCTSPYTSSSYYSPPPASAPIPALPLPSVLAQQCGSSAVHGGFGGFGWDTGFAPQYAAFT; from the coding sequence ATGCCGATCTCGTTACTACCCGCCTCGGCTGCGGCCTTTGCGCCCCGTTCCAACGTCAACGTTGTTTTGGCATCCAAGGTCGAGCCATGGTTAACACAAACGCTCAAGCGAGTAAATCGGGTCAAGCGTCCGTTGAACAGTGTGCAACAACACACGCGCTGTCTTACCGAAACCCTCTCTGGCCCAAACGCCATCTGGTCACTCTGCTCCATCATGGTCCCAAAGGCCCCGGATTCGGAACTGCGCAAGGACTCCAACCCGCTGGTAGAAGCACTGTTCAACTACCAGCTAATCCACATTGAGGCCTATGTCGTACACGTCGACATGGTGTCACAACATGAGGTTGCATTCAAGCTTACACCAGAGACCATTGAAGCGCTTATCGAGTACCACAAGGACATCTATTCCGTCGACGTTTCCGCCAGCACCTGGGAGTGGGCCGAGAAGGAGCAGCAGCTGAAGAAGCTTCAGGATGGATTCGTCCAGGCTGTCAACCGCTATGTGTTCCGCACTGGCGTCAAGGCTCTGGAAGGTCTCGAGGAGGACGGCGCAGGAGAGCTACTTGAGGGACGAGGTGAGGATGTCAAGAGTGCCATCATGGGATTGTTCCTCCCgcttcttcctcctcctcccAGGATCGTCGACGTTGTCCGGCCAGCACCGCTTCTCCCAAGCTCGCCTGGATCCGCAAACTGGTGGGTGCCAACACAGCACATGCACCAGTCACACTCTGCTCCGATTGATACGTGGAGAGTAGTACCCTCGACGCCCAGCCCGACCATCACTACCTGTGGTGAAACTGGCCAAACGTTCTGGAGCACAATGGGCAACATGGGCTTCGAAGCGATCCAACTTCCATCACCGACACCCTCCTTCAGCCAGCCATACAACTCGACTAGTCCATATGCGCCTTGCACAAGCCCGTACACGTCGAGTTCGTACTACAGCCCACCCCCAGCATCGGCACCGATTCCAGCCCTTCCTCTGCCGAGCGTGCTAGCCCAGCAGTGCGGGTCAAGCGCCGTGCACGGAGGATTCGGCGGCTTCGGATGGGACACAGGATTTGCACCACAGTACGCTGCATTCACGTAA